In Topomyia yanbarensis strain Yona2022 chromosome 2, ASM3024719v1, whole genome shotgun sequence, one DNA window encodes the following:
- the LOC131684049 gene encoding protein ABHD11-like: MYRTFLKHFISPGSHPKKRSIFTASVLRNLVPVELSYIAYDTVKSESNGAPVLILHGLFGSKFNWNSLSKAFHQKTKPTRKIYSVDARNHGDSPHTAVHSYEHMVADMVALYKKLNIEKASIIGHSMGGRATMLMALKYPHLIDRAIIVDISPTTGLGTSNTDIPLFLQSMKHIQIPANNTIHQARKIADQQLAKIIDVKSLRDFLITNLIKSEEDGSFRWRINLDTLERDYESGVATFPDVGELRFEGPTLFIAGGRSDYINKSDIPVIKKLFPNSEIKVIEGAGHWVHSEKSTEFAGLVLNFLNEESP; encoded by the exons ATGTATCGTACgtttttgaaacattttatctCACCTGGTAGTCACCCAAAGAAACGATCAATTTTCACCGCGTCTGTCTTGCGTAACCTTGTTCCTGTAGAATTGTCCTACATTGCGTACGATACAGTTAAAAGCGAATCGAATGGGGCTCCTGTACTGATTCTACACGGACTGTTTGGTTCCAAGTTCAACTGGAACAGTCTGTCCAAAGCATTCCACCAGAAGACCAAACCCACTAGAAAG ATCTATTCAGTAGACGCACGAAACCATGGAGACAGCCCGCATACAGCTGTGCACTCCTACGAACACATGGTCGCCGATATGGTAGCACTCTACAAAAAACTCAACATCGAGAAAGCATCGATAATTGGCCACAGCATGGGAGGACGAGCCACCATGCTCATGGCTTTAAAATAC CCCCATTTGATTGACCGAGCCATAATCGTGGATATATCCCCCACAACTGGTCTCGGAACCAGTAACACCGACATCCCACTATTTCTGCAGTCGATGAAACACATTCAAATTCCTGCCAACAATACGATTCATCAAGCGCGTAAAATAGCCGATCAGCAGTTGGCTAAAATCATTGACGTCAAGTCGTTGCGAGATTTTCTCATCACGAATCTAATCAAATCGGAGGAAGATGGTTCCTTTCGGTGGAGAATCAATCTAGATACACTGGAACGTGACTACGAGTCAGGTGTAGCAACCTTTCCCGATGTAGGGGAGCTACGCTTCGAGGGACCGACGCTGTTTATCGCTGGTGGACGATCGGATTATATAAA TAAATCTGATATTCCCGTTATAAAGAAGCTTTTCCCGAATTCGGAAATTAAGGTGATCGAAGGAGCGGGACATTGGGTGCACAGTGAAAAATCGACTGAATTCGCTGGATTGGTTTTGAACTTTCTGAATGAAGAATCTCCGTAG
- the LOC131684051 gene encoding derlin-1 has product MSDIQTWYKQVPIFTRIWLSATVGISLLARFGILPPQYLVLQQYPLFRQLQLWRPMTAVFFYPLNPATGFHFMLNCFFLYNYSLRLETDHFKQKPGDYFYLLCFNWILCVIIGLLVDLPILMDPMVLSVLYVWCKLNKDVIVNFWFGTRFKAMYLPWVLLGMNLILSSGSIFSIVGILVGHAYYFLKFIYPQELGGPSLLETPAFIKRFIPDVSGGVHGFGVPPVGQRPVNAQQQPQGNGFSFRHAWGRGHVLGRE; this is encoded by the exons ATGAGCGATATTCAAACATGGTACAAGCAGGTTCCGATTTTCACTCGCATCTGGCTATCAGCAACCGTTGGAATTAGTTTGTTGGCTCGTTTCGGAATCCTGCCACCGCAATATCTGGTCCTTCAGCAATATCCCCTTTTCAGACAACTTCAG TTATGGCGACCGATGACGGCTGTTTTCTTCTACCCACTCAACCCAGCCACCGGGTTCCATTTCATGTTGAACTGTTTCTTCCTGTACAACTACTCACTTCGGTTAGAGACGGATCACTTTAAGCAGAAACCTGGCGACTATTTCTATCTACTGTGCTTCAACTGGATACTGTGCGTCATTATCGGGTTACTTGTGGATCTGCCG ATCCTCATGGACCCTATGGTTCTGTCCGTTCTTTATGTGTGGTGCAAACTGAACAAGGATGTGATTGTCAATTTTTGGTTTGGCACTCGCTTTAAAGCCATGTATCTTCCATGGGTTCTACTAGGAATGAATTTAATCCTTTCGTCAGG AAGCATTTTCTCTATTGTCGGAATTCTGGTAGGACATGCGTACTATTTTCTCAAGTTCATTTACCCACAGGAACTGGGTGGTCCCAGTCTACTTGAAACGCCCGCTTTCAT AAAACGATTCATTCCGGACGTTAGTGGAGGTGTGCATGGTTTTGGAGTTCCTCCGGTTGGACAGCGGCCAGTTAATGCGCAACAGCAACCACAAGGCAACGGATTTAGTTTCCGGCACGCCTGGGGTCGTGGACATGTGCTTGGGCGCGAGTAA